One part of the Humulus lupulus chromosome 9, drHumLupu1.1, whole genome shotgun sequence genome encodes these proteins:
- the LOC133802463 gene encoding uncharacterized protein LOC133802463, translating to MSSPFYSTTATHHRRKPQSIKEQVITSVCGPIQLDIDPGPNPRPVFKVLAFGSIILLLFLQFLPATHFRHPSDRLRNWFPFPPTLIKDRAFVEGSSSLKTEKDGNDGMVHIVSWMDCLDLRLLAVLANSTLSSSRSSEMIFFHFFIPNGIEDTVSYFKLKVLFPHSNIKIHGQEEVKEAVNTAISGVEYSELSFEKVAPFVIPKVHQYLKKFIYVSPSVIMTGRVEELIGIELSNYAVAAAENCDKKLSNLVNTDVLDAIQRSVSKPWVSETPYAKNSCVPDLNVLLINARKFEGDFLQAVLWWRKVLNQSERNGTENTAFVLALYNRYLKLSDPWLVREVPSLEIINSSILINYDGPKRVCSKFGTDKVGEADHGKIWRGYLPPLADRILGD from the exons ATGTCTTCACCATTCTACTCCACAACCGCAACACATCACCGGAGAAAACCTCAAAGCATCAAGGAGCAAGTAATTACTTCGGTTTGTGGACCCATACAACTCGACATTGATCCGGGTCCGAATCCCCGACCGGTATTCAAGGTCCTAGCATTCGGGTCAATCATATTACTCCTCTTCCTGCAGTTCTTACCCGCAACCCATTTTCGTCACCCCTCTGATCGTCTCAGAAATTGGTTCCCTTTCCCTCCTACT TTAATAAAAGAtagggcttttgttgagggaagTTCTAGTCTCAAGACGGAAAAGGATGGAAATGATGGAATGGTGCACATTGTCTCCTGGATGGACTGTTTAGACCTTCGATTACTTGCTGTCCTTGCTAATTCCACGCTGTCGAGCTCAAG GTCTTCAGAAAtgattttctttcatttctttattcCTAatggaattgaagatacagtatCATATTTTAAGTTGAAAGTATTATTTCCACACTCAAACATCAAAATTCATGG GCAGGAAGAAGTCAAGGAAGCAGTCAACACAGCTATATCTGGGGTAGAATATTCAGAATTAAGTTTTGAGAAAGTAGCACCTTTTGTCATTCCAAAAGTCCACCAGTATTTAAAGAAGTTCATATATGTGTCACCAAGTGTAATAATGACG GGAAGAGTTGAAGAACTAATTGGAATTGAGTTGAGCAATTATGCAGTTGCAGCTGCGGAGAACTGTGACAAAAAATTAAGCAATTTGGTTAATACAGATGTGTTGGATGCTATCCAAAGATCTGTTTCAAAGCCATGGGTTTCTGAGACCCCTTATGCCAAGAATTCATGCGTACCAGACTTAAATGTGCTGTTGATCAATGCAAGGAAATTTGAAGGAGACTTTCTGCAAGCTGTCCTATGGTGGAGAAAAGTTCTAAATCAGAGTGAAAG GAATGGCACTGAGAACACAGCATTTGTGTTAGCACTGTACAATAGATATCTCAAGCTTTCTGATCCTTGGTTGGTGAGAGAGGTACCGTCGTTAGAAATCATCAATAGCAGTATACTCATCAATTACGATGGACCCAAAAGAGTTTGCTCCAAATTTGGTACGGACAAAGTTGGAGAAGCTGATCACGGAAAAATCTGGAGAGGATACCTTCCTCCACTGGCAGACCGAATCTTGGGCGATTAA